One Fundidesulfovibrio terrae genomic window carries:
- a CDS encoding histidine kinase, translating to MPPLSKDIDNACRFEKRLDIRCELTRLIEEAPEPARVAILHLIVSIKTSLDILVKRPDFENLAKTAHNWGELLTGLTELRLDLDRIKSSRIARLRHCHPHYVQLEHRFELLKRAYESSTLVIEILYSLVAAGQEFTTAEEVLEQSGEILLRELGADLYVSRLRDDEGSWINVSASDAEEKQTPIFVWAMEDSLPNHPVMRAVHERGVFHVLSNDLRGLERGGESVDCMAYREGYRSRLAFLLRGPDCDAFGAIMLYSHQPGFFDRYDSQFLADASKIISLTVGRQLELGKDALAKAAGGMAHVGNNVLGIMMNYNALVMEELQYISADVKAALARTLPDRDVEGLAREIESLRKLLIELDLDRKIHSLQGVADAILRLKAAIENLLGQVNKPVLMPYVRGQEVLDLEHTNAPGGHPS from the coding sequence ATGCCACCGCTATCAAAAGACATCGACAACGCCTGCCGATTCGAAAAACGACTGGACATCCGCTGCGAACTGACGCGCCTCATCGAGGAAGCGCCGGAACCGGCGCGCGTGGCCATCCTGCACCTGATCGTCTCCATCAAGACCAGCCTGGACATCCTGGTCAAGCGGCCGGATTTCGAAAACCTGGCCAAGACCGCGCACAACTGGGGCGAACTGCTCACCGGCCTCACCGAGCTGCGCCTGGACCTGGACAGGATCAAGTCCTCGCGCATCGCCAGGCTGCGCCACTGCCACCCGCACTACGTCCAGCTGGAGCACCGCTTCGAATTGCTGAAAAGGGCCTACGAGAGCAGCACCCTGGTCATCGAGATTCTCTACTCCCTGGTGGCCGCCGGGCAGGAGTTCACCACGGCCGAGGAAGTACTCGAACAGTCCGGCGAGATCCTGCTGCGGGAGCTGGGCGCCGACCTCTACGTCAGCCGCCTGCGCGACGACGAGGGCAGCTGGATCAACGTCTCGGCCAGCGACGCCGAGGAGAAGCAGACCCCCATCTTCGTCTGGGCCATGGAAGACTCCCTGCCCAACCATCCGGTCATGCGCGCCGTGCACGAGCGCGGGGTGTTCCACGTGCTCTCCAACGACCTGCGCGGCCTGGAGCGCGGCGGCGAATCCGTGGACTGCATGGCCTACCGCGAGGGCTACCGCTCGCGCCTGGCCTTCCTGCTGCGCGGCCCCGACTGCGACGCTTTCGGGGCCATCATGCTCTACTCCCACCAGCCCGGGTTCTTCGACCGCTACGATTCGCAGTTCCTGGCCGACGCCTCCAAGATCATCTCGCTCACCGTGGGCCGCCAGCTCGAACTGGGCAAGGACGCCCTGGCCAAGGCCGCCGGCGGCATGGCCCACGTGGGCAACAACGTGCTGGGCATCATGATGAACTACAACGCCCTGGTCATGGAGGAGCTGCAGTACATCTCGGCCGACGTGAAGGCGGCCCTGGCGCGCACCCTGCCCGACCGCGACGTGGAGGGCCTGGCCCGGGAGATCGAATCCCTGCGCAAGCTCCTCATCGAGCTGGACCTGGACCGCAAGATACATTCCCTGCAGGGCGTGGCCGACGCCATCCTGCGCCTCAAGGCCGCCATCGAGAACCTGCTCGGCCAGGTGAACAAGCCGGTGCTCATGCCCTACGTGCGCGGCCAGGAGGTGCTCGACCTGGAGCACACCAACGCCCCCGGCGGGCACCCGTCGTAA
- a CDS encoding c-type heme family protein: MTIFKPRNLQTKFILGLAAMMAVIGVFFVYLLQQYLRQTLEQEARGKAQVILRGVESLHGYVQDNLRPAITGILLEDQGLLEAMSCTALARAAMGPTGQEGNEDYRFRRVAIGARSPDLEAAGLERDFITRFKADPSRQWDEAFIKESGQEYLVMARPVRYQSFCLRCHGDPDQAPRDLVQAYGADRGFHRKEGELAGAHVVRLPMQATAERIQGATLGFVLMFSLGALFLFGAIYFFFNRLVVHNLHRALSVMGRYFPEAASEAAAASRPHPLDRSSDEIEQMLASMEQFAESLRQARGQLQSYAANLEGMVAGRTRELSREAEARRADVALFVNLLNGLNHTADRKDILDSCLELVGKRFGANRVTFCCTMAVGASYSWPDQQAAAPMPKAWERMAARGETQFKDGCAYIPVRTSGAVHGLLTLCWEPGSTPEPMPTGVLMAVGQQLGVVMENMDALDNLIRQNDLLHAVFEGISDPVALLDVSGQVVLANESARQLAVSGVEGGQDAQKLLREALGIEAGRPLPADVLAGPSVREVKLPGDRTFLVSLYPLPEYQGRGGRLVAYAREVTGERRMRDLALQNEKLVAVGRLAAGLAHEINNPLGVILFYGELLKASSGLDESREDVEVILRHTRQAQKVLRDLLDFVRPKKGADESCDLGLVARRTASVFQAQASAEGVNLTVDAPEGLPPVKADTTSLEQILSNLLINALDAVAPGGGTIKVTAGLEDGQAVLRVADDGPGIAPENLGRIFDPFFTTKEVGKGTGLGLAVVFGLVNDMGGSVEALSGPGAEFIIRLPLAGAREADRDAA, encoded by the coding sequence ATGACCATATTCAAGCCGCGCAACCTCCAGACCAAGTTCATTCTGGGTCTGGCCGCCATGATGGCGGTGATCGGCGTGTTCTTCGTCTACCTGCTGCAACAGTACCTGCGCCAGACCCTCGAGCAGGAGGCCCGGGGCAAGGCCCAGGTGATCCTGCGCGGGGTGGAGTCTCTGCACGGCTACGTGCAGGACAACCTGCGCCCGGCCATCACCGGCATCCTCCTGGAGGATCAGGGCCTCCTGGAGGCCATGTCCTGCACGGCCCTGGCCCGGGCCGCCATGGGGCCCACCGGGCAGGAGGGCAATGAGGACTACCGCTTCCGGCGCGTGGCCATCGGCGCGCGCAGCCCGGACCTGGAGGCCGCCGGGCTCGAGCGCGACTTCATCACCCGGTTCAAGGCCGATCCGTCCCGGCAATGGGACGAGGCGTTCATCAAGGAGAGCGGGCAGGAATACCTGGTGATGGCCCGGCCCGTGCGCTACCAGAGCTTCTGCCTGCGCTGCCACGGCGACCCGGACCAGGCCCCGCGCGACCTGGTGCAGGCGTACGGGGCGGACCGGGGCTTCCACCGCAAGGAAGGGGAGCTGGCCGGAGCCCACGTGGTCAGGCTTCCCATGCAGGCCACCGCCGAGCGCATCCAGGGCGCAACGCTGGGATTCGTGCTCATGTTCAGCCTCGGGGCGCTGTTTCTCTTCGGGGCCATCTACTTCTTCTTCAACCGCCTGGTGGTGCACAACCTCCACCGGGCCCTGTCGGTGATGGGGCGGTACTTCCCCGAGGCGGCCAGCGAGGCGGCGGCCGCGTCCCGCCCGCATCCCCTGGACCGCTCCAGCGACGAGATCGAGCAGATGCTGGCCTCCATGGAACAGTTCGCCGAGAGCCTGCGCCAGGCCAGGGGGCAGCTGCAGTCCTACGCGGCCAACCTGGAGGGCATGGTGGCCGGGCGCACCCGCGAGCTCTCGCGCGAGGCCGAGGCGCGCCGGGCGGATGTGGCCCTGTTCGTGAATCTTCTCAACGGGCTCAACCACACCGCCGACCGCAAGGACATCCTGGACAGCTGCCTGGAACTGGTGGGCAAGCGCTTCGGCGCGAACCGGGTGACGTTCTGCTGCACCATGGCCGTGGGGGCCTCGTACTCGTGGCCGGACCAGCAGGCCGCGGCCCCCATGCCCAAAGCCTGGGAGCGCATGGCCGCGCGCGGCGAAACCCAGTTCAAGGACGGCTGCGCCTACATCCCGGTGCGAACTTCAGGGGCGGTCCACGGCCTGCTCACCCTGTGCTGGGAGCCCGGGAGCACGCCCGAGCCCATGCCCACGGGCGTGCTCATGGCCGTGGGGCAGCAGCTGGGCGTGGTCATGGAGAACATGGACGCCCTGGACAACCTCATCCGGCAAAACGACCTGCTCCACGCCGTGTTCGAGGGGATTAGCGACCCTGTGGCCCTCCTGGACGTAAGCGGCCAGGTGGTGCTGGCCAACGAATCCGCCAGGCAGCTGGCGGTGTCCGGGGTCGAGGGGGGCCAGGACGCCCAGAAGCTCCTGCGCGAGGCGCTGGGCATCGAGGCCGGGCGCCCCCTGCCGGCGGACGTGCTGGCCGGGCCCTCCGTGCGCGAGGTGAAGCTCCCCGGGGACAGGACGTTCCTGGTGTCGCTCTATCCCCTGCCGGAATACCAGGGCCGGGGCGGGCGCCTGGTGGCCTACGCCCGCGAGGTGACCGGGGAGCGGCGCATGCGCGATCTGGCCCTGCAGAACGAAAAACTGGTGGCCGTGGGACGCCTGGCCGCCGGGCTGGCCCACGAGATCAACAATCCCCTGGGGGTCATCCTGTTCTACGGCGAACTGCTCAAGGCCTCCTCCGGACTGGACGAGAGCCGCGAGGACGTGGAGGTCATCCTGCGCCACACCCGCCAGGCCCAGAAGGTGCTGCGCGACCTCCTGGACTTCGTGCGGCCCAAGAAAGGCGCGGACGAATCCTGCGACCTGGGCCTGGTGGCCCGGCGGACGGCAAGCGTGTTCCAGGCCCAGGCGTCGGCCGAGGGCGTGAACCTCACGGTGGACGCCCCCGAGGGCCTGCCCCCGGTCAAGGCCGACACCACGTCGCTGGAGCAGATTCTCTCCAACCTGCTCATAAACGCCTTGGACGCAGTAGCCCCTGGCGGCGGGACCATCAAGGTGACGGCCGGCCTGGAGGACGGGCAGGCCGTGCTGCGCGTGGCCGACGACGGCCCGGGCATCGCCCCGGAGAACCTGGGGCGCATCTTCGATCCCTTCTTCACCACCAAGGAGGTGGGCAAGGGAACCGGACTGGGACTGGCCGTGGTCTTCGGCCTTGTGAACGACATGGGAGGAAGCGTGGAAGCCCTGAGCGGACCCGGAGCCGAATTCATCATCAGACTGCCCCTGGCCGGGGCCCGGGAGGCCGACCGTGACGCGGCCTGA
- a CDS encoding sigma-54-dependent transcriptional regulator yields the protein MTRPETILLVDDQPDFAKGLARLIGSRHPGLTIIQANDGESALSLLEEKSPGLVFTDLRMPGMNGQELLERARAVNPQLTVVMLSAHGDVGSAVAALKAGAYDFITKPVEPEDLFLALDKALERMRLLSENRRLRESVAEAETWRELIGESAGVLRLKQTISAVAGSNYTVLIQGESGTGKEVVARAIHRLSGRNDGPMVSVNCPAIPEQLLESELFGHVKGAFTGAERASKGLFLAAEGGTIHLDEIGDIPMNIQTKLLRVLQESEVRAVGGSDTVKVDVRIIASTNQHLENKIKDRTFREDLFYRLNVLTIHTPALRERRDDVPLLAVHFLRRTCKEMNLPERELTPDALGYLAGREWPGNVRELLNFMRRLVVFSPGEVIDARSARLVDNGAGMTEPPACVLGSYQEAKNQALEAFTRTYVDQLLGRTKGNISEAARVSGLERASLQKILKRLGIEAQDFKS from the coding sequence GTGACGCGGCCTGAAACCATCCTTCTCGTCGACGACCAGCCCGACTTCGCCAAGGGTCTGGCCCGGCTCATCGGCTCGCGCCATCCCGGCCTCACGATCATCCAGGCCAACGACGGCGAGAGCGCCCTGTCGCTTCTGGAGGAGAAATCCCCGGGGCTGGTGTTCACGGACCTGCGCATGCCCGGCATGAACGGCCAGGAGCTTCTCGAGCGCGCCCGCGCCGTGAACCCCCAGCTCACCGTGGTGATGCTCTCGGCCCACGGCGACGTGGGCTCGGCCGTGGCCGCGCTCAAGGCCGGGGCCTACGACTTCATCACCAAGCCCGTGGAGCCCGAAGACCTGTTCCTGGCCCTGGACAAGGCCCTGGAGCGCATGCGCCTTCTCTCCGAGAACCGCCGCCTGCGGGAGTCCGTGGCCGAGGCCGAAACCTGGCGCGAACTCATCGGCGAGTCGGCCGGGGTGCTCCGGCTCAAGCAGACCATCTCGGCCGTGGCCGGGTCCAACTACACGGTGCTCATCCAGGGTGAATCCGGCACCGGCAAGGAGGTGGTGGCCCGGGCCATCCACCGCCTGAGCGGGCGAAACGACGGCCCAATGGTCTCGGTGAACTGCCCGGCCATCCCGGAGCAGCTGCTGGAGTCGGAACTCTTCGGCCACGTGAAGGGCGCCTTCACCGGCGCGGAACGGGCCAGCAAGGGGTTGTTCCTGGCGGCCGAGGGCGGCACGATCCACCTCGACGAAATCGGGGACATCCCCATGAACATCCAGACCAAGCTCCTGCGCGTGCTCCAGGAGAGCGAGGTGCGCGCCGTGGGCGGCAGCGACACCGTGAAGGTGGACGTGCGCATCATCGCCTCCACCAATCAGCACCTGGAAAACAAGATCAAGGACCGCACCTTCCGCGAGGACCTCTTCTACCGGCTGAACGTGCTCACCATCCACACTCCGGCCCTGCGCGAGCGCCGCGACGACGTGCCCCTTCTGGCGGTCCACTTCCTGCGCCGCACCTGCAAGGAGATGAACCTGCCCGAACGCGAGCTCACCCCGGACGCCCTGGGCTATCTGGCCGGGCGCGAATGGCCGGGCAACGTGCGCGAACTGCTCAACTTCATGCGCCGGCTGGTGGTCTTTTCCCCTGGCGAGGTCATCGACGCCCGCTCGGCCCGGCTGGTGGACAACGGCGCGGGCATGACCGAACCGCCCGCCTGCGTGCTGGGCAGCTACCAGGAGGCCAAGAACCAGGCCCTGGAAGCCTTCACCCGCACCTACGTGGACCAGCTGCTGGGACGCACCAAGGGCAACATTTCCGAGGCCGCCCGGGTGAGCGGGCTGGAGCGGGCGAGTTTACAGAAAATTCTGAAACGGTTAGGGATCGAGGCCCAGGATTTCAAGTCCTGA
- a CDS encoding esterase-like activity of phytase family protein, whose protein sequence is MAFRFVRCLTLAVLALAAQSFPSRAQAPDIRSPEVVVPASMNIPAPEGLKAQFPQGFTPGLGFGLNCAQAQPDGAMVLHTLTGRGPTLAGPMVAVPGGLVPSSVFVLPGFAPAIATMRLFGNKAEVVGMLPLKDEDGTPLTGLPPAPVITGGQAEAPLDLALNRLANNPHGIDPQGVAYDFKRGVFWLVDGYRPALARVSPRDGRVSSMLVPGDGLEDYLATCRAGWGFSGVSISPTGKIYTIMRGVLSVGGKPAIFSRIVEFDPDTERVRQLPYPIDEEAFADPSQVSTGEVVAVADKRLLVLEQGPGKDGRPRSLIYAVDLTQTSNINRVFNDAGQPIEVLTDRAQWSKMKLNLARKTLVVDLHAAGFKDRYAESMTLLSDGLTLAVMSGHGFGLEAQIAGYASDESGRPVLDAPRYQLGQGGVLTYAGQPTKAVISFKPSRETPRLWVATLPKKVSDY, encoded by the coding sequence ATGGCATTTCGTTTCGTTCGCTGTCTGACCCTGGCCGTCCTGGCGCTGGCGGCGCAGTCCTTCCCGTCCCGTGCCCAGGCTCCCGACATACGCTCCCCCGAGGTGGTGGTCCCGGCCTCCATGAACATCCCCGCGCCCGAAGGGCTCAAGGCCCAGTTTCCCCAGGGGTTCACCCCTGGCCTGGGCTTCGGCCTGAACTGCGCCCAGGCCCAGCCCGACGGGGCCATGGTGCTGCACACGCTCACCGGGCGCGGCCCCACCTTGGCCGGACCCATGGTGGCCGTGCCCGGAGGGCTCGTCCCCTCGTCGGTGTTCGTGCTGCCCGGATTCGCCCCGGCCATCGCCACCATGCGCCTCTTTGGCAACAAGGCCGAGGTGGTGGGCATGCTGCCCCTCAAGGACGAGGACGGCACGCCGCTTACGGGGCTGCCTCCCGCCCCGGTGATAACCGGCGGGCAGGCCGAGGCCCCGCTCGACCTGGCGCTCAATCGGCTTGCGAACAACCCCCACGGCATCGACCCCCAGGGCGTGGCCTACGATTTCAAGCGCGGCGTGTTCTGGCTGGTCGACGGATACCGCCCGGCCCTGGCCCGGGTCTCCCCGCGCGACGGGCGCGTCTCCTCCATGCTGGTCCCGGGCGACGGCCTGGAGGACTACCTGGCCACCTGCCGCGCCGGATGGGGCTTCTCGGGCGTGAGCATAAGCCCCACCGGAAAGATCTACACCATCATGCGCGGCGTTCTGTCCGTTGGGGGCAAGCCCGCCATCTTCAGCCGCATCGTGGAGTTCGATCCCGACACCGAGCGTGTGCGCCAGCTTCCGTATCCCATCGACGAGGAGGCGTTCGCCGATCCGTCCCAGGTGTCCACGGGCGAGGTGGTGGCCGTCGCGGACAAGCGCCTGCTGGTGCTGGAGCAGGGGCCGGGCAAGGACGGCAGGCCGCGCAGCCTGATCTACGCCGTGGACCTCACCCAGACCAGCAACATCAACCGCGTCTTCAACGACGCGGGCCAGCCCATCGAGGTGCTCACGGACAGGGCCCAGTGGAGCAAGATGAAGCTCAACCTGGCCCGCAAAACCCTGGTGGTGGACCTGCACGCCGCCGGATTCAAGGACCGTTACGCCGAGAGCATGACCCTTCTCTCCGACGGGCTCACCCTGGCGGTGATGAGCGGCCACGGCTTCGGGCTGGAGGCCCAGATCGCGGGCTACGCCTCGGACGAATCGGGCAGGCCCGTGCTCGACGCCCCTCGTTACCAGCTGGGGCAGGGGGGCGTGCTGACCTACGCGGGCCAGCCCACCAAGGCGGTCATCAGCTTCAAGCCCAGCCGGGAGACCCCCAGGCTCTGGGTGGCCACCTTGCCCAAAAAGGTTTCCGATTACTAA
- the rfbD gene encoding dTDP-4-dehydrorhamnose reductase, whose protein sequence is MNGRVAVLGGRTGLLGVPLAQSFEAGGFETEPLGRADFDICDPARMGEFLDEYRPDWLVNAVAYTAVDLAEDEPKEAARLNKTLPATLGRLCADRGIGLLHFSTDFVFDGKKNTPYVEDDPTGPMSVYGQSKLDGEKALLALKMPRLLIARVAWLFGPQKKNFVRTILNLARQRSELKVVHDQIGSPSYTLDLAEYAVALVKAKAEGIFHLANAGRASWCELASEAVQAAGYECKVLPITSAEYPLKAVRPAYSVLDTSKFAKTTGISPRPWLKALREYVFAEMAAEEAE, encoded by the coding sequence GTGAACGGCCGCGTGGCGGTGCTGGGCGGGCGGACCGGGCTCCTGGGGGTTCCCCTGGCCCAGTCCTTCGAGGCGGGCGGATTCGAGACCGAGCCCCTGGGGCGGGCCGACTTCGACATCTGCGACCCGGCCCGCATGGGCGAATTCCTGGACGAGTACCGGCCCGACTGGCTGGTCAACGCCGTGGCCTACACCGCCGTGGACTTGGCCGAGGACGAACCCAAGGAAGCCGCGCGCCTGAACAAGACCCTGCCCGCCACCCTGGGGCGCCTCTGCGCCGACCGGGGCATCGGCCTCTTGCACTTCAGCACGGATTTCGTCTTCGACGGTAAGAAGAACACCCCTTACGTCGAGGACGACCCTACCGGCCCCATGAGCGTCTACGGCCAGAGCAAGCTCGACGGCGAAAAGGCCCTCCTGGCCCTCAAGATGCCAAGGCTCCTCATCGCCCGCGTGGCCTGGCTGTTCGGACCGCAGAAGAAGAACTTCGTGCGCACCATCCTGAACCTGGCCCGGCAGCGCTCCGAGCTCAAGGTGGTCCACGACCAGATCGGCTCGCCCTCCTACACCCTGGACCTGGCCGAATACGCCGTGGCCCTGGTGAAGGCCAAGGCCGAAGGAATCTTCCACCTGGCCAACGCAGGCCGGGCCAGCTGGTGCGAACTGGCCAGCGAGGCCGTCCAGGCCGCCGGCTACGAGTGCAAGGTGCTGCCCATCACCAGCGCCGAATATCCGCTCAAGGCCGTGCGCCCGGCGTACTCGGTGCTTGATACGTCCAAGTTCGCCAAGACCACCGGAATCTCCCCTCGCCCCTGGCTCAAGGCCCTGCGGGAATACGTGTTCGCGGAAATGGCGGCGGAAGAAGCCGAGTAG
- the rfbB gene encoding dTDP-glucose 4,6-dehydratase has protein sequence MRLLVTGGCGFIGTNFVYMMLRKHPDMVIVNLDKLTYAGNRFNLLPIEQEFGGKRYHFVHGDIANAELVAHIITDHKIDAVVNFAAESHVDRSIADCNPFILTNVLGTQVLLDTARRLGLPKFVHVSTDEVYGTLGPTGKFTEETPLAPNSPYSASKASADMLCRAFFETYGFPVTITRCSNNYGPFQFPEKLIPLMIMKAARGESLPVYGDGMNVRDWIFVTDHCRGVELTLFKGQPGHAYNFGGNAEKPNIEVVKTILKALGQPETLINYVKDRPGHDRRYAMDYSLAARELGFEPEYTFERGIAETLEWYKANAAWMEQVQSGSYRTFMDKWYGERQ, from the coding sequence ATGCGACTTCTCGTCACCGGCGGGTGCGGATTCATCGGCACCAACTTCGTGTACATGATGCTTAGGAAGCATCCGGATATGGTCATCGTCAACCTGGACAAGCTGACCTACGCCGGAAACCGCTTCAACCTGCTCCCCATCGAGCAGGAGTTCGGCGGCAAGCGCTACCACTTCGTCCACGGCGACATCGCCAACGCCGAACTGGTGGCCCACATCATCACCGACCACAAGATCGACGCCGTGGTCAACTTCGCCGCCGAATCCCATGTGGACCGCTCCATCGCGGACTGCAACCCCTTCATCCTCACCAACGTGCTGGGCACGCAGGTCCTCCTGGACACCGCCCGCCGCCTGGGGCTCCCCAAGTTCGTGCACGTCTCCACCGACGAGGTCTACGGCACGCTCGGCCCCACCGGCAAGTTCACCGAAGAGACGCCCCTTGCGCCCAACAGCCCCTACTCGGCGTCCAAGGCCTCGGCCGACATGCTCTGCCGCGCCTTCTTCGAGACCTACGGCTTCCCCGTGACCATCACCCGCTGCTCCAACAACTACGGGCCCTTCCAGTTCCCGGAGAAGCTCATCCCGCTCATGATCATGAAGGCCGCGCGCGGCGAGTCCCTGCCCGTGTACGGCGACGGCATGAACGTGCGCGACTGGATCTTCGTCACCGACCACTGCCGCGGCGTCGAACTCACCCTGTTCAAGGGCCAGCCCGGCCATGCCTACAATTTCGGCGGCAACGCGGAAAAGCCCAACATCGAGGTGGTCAAGACCATCCTCAAGGCCCTGGGCCAGCCCGAGACGCTCATCAATTACGTCAAGGACCGCCCCGGCCACGACCGCCGCTACGCCATGGACTACTCCCTGGCCGCGCGCGAACTGGGCTTCGAACCCGAATACACCTTCGAGCGCGGCATCGCCGAGACCCTCGAATGGTACAAGGCCAACGCCGCCTGGATGGAACAGGTGCAGAGCGGCTCCTACCGCACCTTCATGGACAAATGGTACGGAGAACGCCAGTGA
- a CDS encoding tRNA (cytidine(34)-2'-O)-methyltransferase: MQLVLNAPEIPQNTGSIARLCAATDTPLHLVEPLGFKLTDRYLKRAGLDYWPHVKLSVWPDWQAFLEGAAPGRLVFTSSGNRGIMGTPYHQFAYGEGDAIVFGSESTGLPDGLLEGQPHLVRIPIWGCVRSLNIANAASVLLYEALRATGALPA; this comes from the coding sequence ATACAACTCGTCCTCAACGCTCCCGAGATTCCCCAGAACACCGGCTCCATCGCCAGGCTCTGCGCGGCCACCGACACTCCCCTGCACCTGGTGGAGCCCCTGGGCTTCAAGCTCACCGACCGCTACCTCAAGCGCGCGGGGCTCGACTACTGGCCCCACGTGAAGCTTTCGGTCTGGCCCGACTGGCAGGCGTTTCTGGAAGGGGCGGCCCCGGGCAGGCTGGTGTTCACCTCCTCGGGCAACCGGGGCATCATGGGCACGCCCTACCACCAGTTCGCCTACGGCGAGGGCGACGCCATCGTCTTCGGCTCCGAGAGCACCGGGCTGCCGGACGGACTCCTGGAGGGACAGCCTCATCTGGTGCGCATCCCCATCTGGGGGTGCGTGCGCTCGCTCAACATCGCCAACGCCGCTTCCGTCCTGCTCTACGAGGCCCTCCGCGCCACCGGCGCCCTGCCCGCCTGA
- a CDS encoding methyl-accepting chemotaxis protein — translation MTPSLSVVSRALAACILITLVVLAAHALAAQVFGLSGTWSYLLGGAVGVSTGTGLAALLFGRVSGDLDRLNNSASRLAGGDFKAEIPSCCSAGLDSLSASLTTVVGQLKLTLGNWRGLTEAILIPYAIVDRKGHLTFTNQMALDMLERGGTPQGCVGMFFSEFFYGDRSRKALIVDVMDQNKGVVREVEFKNIKGNTRFIQAALSPLHDLDGNVSGGLCMYLDYTEIRRKEDQIVSQGERMVSAVRQIEEISGGLAQTSRALSTQVEGASRGAQLQNTRTEETSAAMGQMNETVSEVAKSASAAAERAGEAQAKAREGAAVVEKAVEAIRQVETVTGVLMHSMDGLSGQAEAIGRIMGVISDIADQTNLLALNAAIEAARAGDAGRGFAVVADEVRKLAEKTMTATKEVGQTVGEIQNGVRASIDGADQASQAVGRATELAGESGRALARIVELVVDTSDQVRAIAAAAEEQSSASDEISKAVEDVRRVSEETARDMGSAAQSVDALSRLADQLDGTVHSLSV, via the coding sequence ATGACTCCATCCCTGTCCGTCGTCTCCCGCGCGCTGGCGGCGTGCATCCTCATCACACTGGTCGTCCTGGCCGCCCACGCCCTGGCCGCACAGGTTTTCGGACTGTCCGGAACATGGTCCTACCTCCTGGGCGGGGCTGTCGGCGTCTCCACGGGCACGGGACTCGCAGCCCTCCTGTTCGGGCGGGTCTCCGGCGACCTTGACCGCCTGAACAATTCCGCATCCAGACTCGCCGGCGGCGATTTCAAGGCGGAGATTCCGTCCTGCTGTTCAGCGGGGCTCGATTCCCTGAGTGCTTCCCTTACGACCGTGGTCGGCCAGCTCAAGCTCACCCTGGGCAACTGGCGCGGGCTCACGGAAGCCATCCTCATCCCCTACGCCATCGTGGACCGCAAGGGACACCTCACCTTCACCAACCAGATGGCCCTGGACATGCTGGAGCGCGGCGGCACGCCCCAGGGCTGCGTGGGCATGTTCTTCTCCGAGTTCTTCTACGGCGACCGCTCCCGCAAGGCATTGATCGTGGACGTGATGGACCAGAACAAGGGGGTGGTTCGCGAGGTGGAGTTCAAGAACATCAAGGGCAACACCCGCTTCATCCAGGCGGCGCTCTCGCCCCTGCACGACCTGGACGGCAATGTCAGCGGCGGGCTGTGCATGTACCTCGACTACACCGAGATTCGCCGCAAGGAGGACCAGATCGTCAGCCAGGGCGAGCGCATGGTTTCGGCGGTACGCCAGATCGAGGAGATATCCGGCGGGCTCGCCCAGACCAGCCGGGCGCTCTCGACCCAGGTGGAGGGCGCCAGCCGGGGGGCACAGTTGCAGAACACGCGCACCGAGGAGACCTCTGCGGCCATGGGCCAGATGAACGAAACGGTGAGCGAGGTGGCCAAGAGCGCTTCGGCCGCCGCCGAGCGCGCCGGAGAAGCCCAGGCCAAGGCCCGGGAAGGCGCGGCGGTGGTTGAGAAGGCCGTCGAGGCAATTCGTCAGGTGGAGACGGTCACGGGGGTTCTCATGCACAGCATGGACGGTCTCTCGGGGCAGGCCGAGGCCATCGGGCGCATCATGGGAGTCATCTCCGACATCGCGGACCAGACCAACCTGCTGGCCCTCAACGCGGCCATCGAGGCGGCCCGGGCGGGCGACGCGGGACGGGGGTTCGCCGTGGTGGCCGACGAGGTGCGCAAGCTCGCCGAGAAGACCATGACCGCCACCAAGGAAGTGGGTCAGACCGTGGGCGAGATCCAGAACGGCGTGCGCGCGAGCATCGACGGAGCGGACCAGGCTTCCCAGGCGGTGGGCAGGGCCACCGAACTGGCCGGTGAGTCCGGGCGGGCCCTCGCACGGATAGTGGAGCTGGTGGTGGACACTTCCGACCAGGTCCGCGCCATCGCGGCGGCGGCCGAGGAACAGTCCTCCGCGAGCGACGAGATATCCAAGGCGGTCGAGGACGTGCGCCGGGTGTCCGAGGAGACAGCCCGGGACATGGGCAGCGCCGCCCAGAGCGTGGACGCCCTCTCCCGGCTGGCCGACCAGCTCGACGGCACGGTGCACTCGCTCTCGGTGTAA